A window from Frischella perrara encodes these proteins:
- a CDS encoding ABC-F family ATPase encodes MLSTNNITMQFGSKPLFENISVKFGGGNRYGLIGANGSGKSTFMKILGGDLVATSGNVALDPHERIGKLKQDQFAFEQFTVIDTVIMGHTELWQVKQERDRIYALPEMSEEDGYKVADLEVQYAEMDGYSAESRAGELLLGVGIPVEQHYGLMSEIAPGWKLRVLLAQALFSDPDILLLDEPTNNLDIATIRWLEQVLNERESTMIIISHDRHFLNMVCTHMADLDYGELRIYPGNYDEYMTAATQARERLLADNAKKKAQISELQSFVSRFSANASKSKQATSRARQIEKIQLEEVKASSRQNPFIRFEQDKKLFRNALVVENLTKGFDNVPLFKQLKLMVEVGEKVAILGTNGIGKSTLLKTLMGELSPDQGEIKWSENANIGYYAQDHEYEFDQDLNLFDWMSQWKQPQDDEQAVRGILGRLLFSQDDIKKNVKVLSGGEKGRMLFGKLMLQRPNIIVMDEPTNHMDMESIESLNLALELYKGTLFFVSHDREFVSSLATRIIEITPEKVIDYSGNYEDYLRSQGIVS; translated from the coding sequence GTGCTAAGTACAAATAATATTACAATGCAGTTTGGTAGCAAACCACTATTTGAAAATATATCGGTTAAATTTGGTGGTGGTAATCGTTATGGACTGATTGGTGCTAATGGTAGTGGTAAATCGACATTCATGAAAATCTTAGGTGGCGATTTAGTGGCAACATCTGGCAATGTTGCTTTAGATCCACATGAACGCATTGGTAAACTAAAGCAAGATCAGTTTGCTTTTGAGCAATTTACTGTTATTGATACTGTAATAATGGGACATACCGAATTATGGCAGGTTAAACAAGAGCGTGATCGCATTTATGCTTTACCTGAAATGAGTGAGGAAGATGGTTACAAAGTAGCAGATTTAGAAGTTCAATATGCCGAAATGGATGGTTATAGTGCAGAGTCCCGTGCCGGTGAACTTTTATTAGGCGTTGGAATTCCCGTCGAACAGCATTATGGTTTAATGAGTGAAATAGCACCAGGTTGGAAATTACGCGTGTTATTAGCTCAAGCACTTTTTTCAGATCCCGATATTCTATTGCTTGACGAACCTACTAATAACTTAGATATTGCAACGATTCGTTGGCTTGAACAAGTGCTTAATGAACGTGAAAGTACTATGATCATTATTTCCCATGATCGTCATTTTTTAAATATGGTTTGTACCCATATGGCAGATTTAGATTATGGTGAATTACGGATATATCCAGGTAATTATGATGAGTATATGACGGCAGCCACACAAGCACGAGAACGTTTATTAGCCGATAATGCTAAGAAAAAAGCACAAATTAGCGAATTACAATCTTTTGTTAGTCGTTTTAGTGCTAATGCGTCAAAATCAAAACAGGCAACATCTCGAGCTCGTCAGATCGAGAAAATTCAATTAGAAGAAGTCAAAGCATCAAGTCGACAAAATCCTTTTATCCGTTTCGAACAAGATAAAAAGCTATTTCGTAACGCATTAGTAGTCGAAAATTTAACTAAGGGTTTTGATAATGTTCCGCTTTTCAAACAGCTTAAACTAATGGTTGAAGTAGGGGAGAAAGTAGCAATTCTAGGTACCAATGGTATTGGTAAATCTACGCTATTAAAAACACTGATGGGTGAATTGAGTCCAGATCAAGGTGAAATCAAATGGTCTGAAAATGCTAACATTGGCTATTATGCACAAGATCATGAATACGAGTTTGATCAAGATCTCAATCTTTTTGACTGGATGAGTCAATGGAAACAACCACAAGATGATGAGCAAGCGGTTCGAGGTATTCTTGGGCGTTTACTTTTTTCTCAAGATGATATTAAGAAAAATGTTAAAGTTTTATCGGGTGGGGAAAAAGGGCGTATGTTATTTGGTAAATTAATGCTACAGCGTCCAAATATCATTGTAATGGATGAACCTACGAATCATATGGATATGGAGTCAATTGAATCATTAAATCTAGCTTTAGAATTATATAAAGGTACTTTGTTTTTTGTTTCACACGACCGTGAATTCGTAAGCTCTCTAGCAACAAGAATTATCGAAATTACACCTGAAAAAGTAATTGATTACAGTGGTAATTATGAAGATTATCTTCGTAGTCAGGGTATTGTGTCATAA
- a CDS encoding MetQ/NlpA family ABC transporter substrate-binding protein, with translation MKKLLSIPIVIILGFLSFACDHKSDNQTNHSEKKEIVVGLPPSMHNIMMERVIKPELEKMGYKVKLVNFSSLRDANSALVEGYTDLNAAQHQAYLDVYNKETNNNLVSLVHIPSIPAALYSKKHHSINEIAKGQTIAIPNDPSNTARALLMLQKLNWISLKPGIELGTANLTDLAENQYNLQFKSVLSELIPRMLSEMDYGIMPGGVAWLSKVPASDALVQEQLTPDLELMVVVKKEDLNKQWAKDIKNLYQSDLMKKFINNDPDAKGRFIWPRG, from the coding sequence ATGAAGAAATTGTTATCTATACCCATTGTGATCATTTTAGGCTTTCTTTCCTTTGCATGTGATCACAAATCGGATAACCAAACAAATCATTCAGAGAAAAAAGAGATTGTAGTCGGACTACCACCTAGTATGCACAATATAATGATGGAACGTGTCATCAAACCTGAATTAGAAAAGATGGGATATAAAGTTAAGCTGGTTAATTTTAGCTCATTACGTGATGCTAATTCGGCTTTAGTAGAAGGTTACACTGATTTAAATGCTGCGCAGCATCAAGCATATTTGGATGTCTATAATAAAGAAACAAACAATAACTTAGTTTCTCTTGTACATATACCTTCAATACCGGCAGCATTATATTCTAAAAAACATCATTCCATTAATGAAATTGCTAAAGGTCAAACAATTGCTATACCCAATGATCCATCCAATACCGCGCGAGCATTATTAATGCTACAGAAATTAAATTGGATTTCCCTCAAACCCGGAATTGAATTAGGAACAGCAAATTTGACGGATTTAGCAGAGAATCAATATAATTTACAATTTAAGTCAGTACTATCTGAATTAATACCCCGCATGTTGAGTGAAATGGATTATGGTATTATGCCTGGCGGTGTTGCTTGGTTAAGTAAAGTACCCGCGTCTGATGCATTAGTTCAAGAACAATTAACACCGGATCTTGAACTAATGGTTGTGGTTAAAAAAGAAGATCTTAATAAACAGTGGGCAAAAGACATTAAAAACCTTTATCAATCCGATTTAATGAAGAAATTTATCAATAACGATCCTGACGCGAAAGGTCGATTCATTTGGCCTCGTGGATAA
- a CDS encoding type 1 glutamine amidotransferase: MHIHFVIHEAFEAPGVYLTWAQQHHYQITYSRVYLDELLPKDVKDIDLLIIMGGPQSPATSIDECPYYDSKAEQQLIYDAIQANKMVLGVCLGAQLIGQALGANYEHSPEKEIGKYPITMTHIGQNHPLFSHFGSQLEVGHWHSDMPGLTADAVILAHSEGCPRQIIAYSDRVYGFQCHLEFTTEIIEMLISNTQNDLRHATKYRFVDTVETLRSHDYNDMNQKLCVFLDKLVAMYKSK, translated from the coding sequence ATGCATATTCATTTTGTTATTCATGAAGCATTTGAAGCACCAGGCGTATATTTAACTTGGGCACAGCAGCACCATTATCAAATAACCTATTCTCGAGTTTATCTTGATGAACTATTACCAAAGGATGTTAAGGACATTGATTTACTTATCATTATGGGAGGGCCTCAATCTCCAGCTACTTCAATTGATGAATGTCCATATTATGATTCAAAAGCAGAACAACAATTGATTTACGATGCTATTCAAGCAAATAAAATGGTATTAGGTGTTTGCTTAGGAGCTCAATTGATCGGTCAAGCGCTGGGTGCTAATTATGAACATAGTCCAGAAAAAGAAATTGGAAAATATCCAATTACGATGACACACATTGGACAGAATCATCCATTATTTAGCCATTTTGGTTCTCAATTAGAGGTTGGACATTGGCATAGTGATATGCCTGGATTAACAGCTGATGCAGTTATTTTAGCACATAGTGAAGGTTGCCCTCGTCAGATTATAGCTTATAGTGATCGAGTTTATGGTTTTCAATGTCATTTAGAGTTTACTACAGAGATCATAGAAATGTTAATTTCTAATACACAGAACGATCTCCGTCATGCAACTAAATATCGATTCGTTGATACAGTTGAAACGCTTCGTTCTCATGATTACAACGATATGAACCAAAAATTGTGTGTATTTTTAGATAAATTGGTAGCAATGTATAAAAGTAAATAA
- a CDS encoding L-2-amino-thiazoline-4-carboxylic acid hydrolase codes for MQEFPDIGILHRRKIEAEIIKPIYEILVRDYGKEVAKAIIGEAVGQAAVNAGKEFAAKEPNGTSVESFVALQHLWEQDDALKITVVENDHEKYDYNVHRCRYAEMYQEMGLAEIGFLLSCNRDSKFIEGYAPHVKLDRPHTIMMGDGICDFRYRLQVENEK; via the coding sequence ATGCAAGAGTTTCCTGATATTGGTATTTTACATCGACGTAAAATCGAAGCAGAAATAATCAAACCTATTTATGAAATATTAGTCCGTGATTACGGTAAAGAAGTGGCTAAAGCCATTATTGGTGAAGCTGTGGGGCAAGCTGCCGTTAATGCTGGAAAAGAGTTCGCTGCTAAAGAGCCGAATGGTACAAGTGTTGAGAGCTTTGTCGCACTACAACATCTTTGGGAACAAGATGATGCTTTAAAAATTACCGTAGTAGAAAATGACCACGAAAAATATGATTACAATGTCCATCGTTGTCGTTATGCAGAAATGTATCAAGAAATGGGATTAGCTGAAATCGGTTTTTTACTATCATGCAATCGAGATAGTAAATTCATAGAAGGCTATGCCCCACACGTTAAACTAGATCGCCCACATACCATAATGATGGGTGACGGCATTTGTGATTTTCGTTATCGCTTGCAGGTTGAAAATGAAAAATAG
- the fabV gene encoding enoyl-ACP reductase FabV codes for MIIKPKIRGFICTTTHPVGCEENVNQQIAYVKSKGKIANGPKKVLVIGASTGYGLASRITAAFGSDAATIGVFFEKPGTESKPGTAGWYNSAAFDKAAKAAGLYAKSVNGDAFSNECRQTVIDLIKQDLGQVDLVIYSLASPVRKMPDTGEVVRSSLKPIGQPYKSVAVDTNKDVLIEATVEPANEQEIADTIKVMGGQDWELWMNALADAGVLADNAQTVAYSYIGTELTWPIYWHGTLGKAKEDLDRAAHAIDHQLAAKHGHAYVAVLKSVVTQASSAIPVMPLYIAMSFKVMKEQGIHEGCIEQIQRMFYTKLYVTGEPETDDNHRLRLDDWELRPEVQNACKEIWSKVTNDTIYQVTDYQGYKDEFLRLFGFGISGVDYDADVNPDVKFDVIDLTAN; via the coding sequence ATGATAATTAAACCAAAAATTCGTGGCTTTATCTGTACAACCACACATCCAGTGGGTTGTGAGGAAAATGTAAATCAACAAATTGCTTATGTTAAGTCAAAAGGGAAAATTGCCAATGGACCTAAGAAAGTATTAGTCATTGGTGCTTCTACAGGTTACGGATTGGCCTCACGTATTACAGCAGCATTTGGTTCTGATGCAGCAACAATTGGCGTATTTTTCGAAAAGCCAGGAACTGAATCTAAACCGGGCACAGCTGGATGGTATAATTCTGCAGCATTCGATAAGGCAGCTAAAGCGGCTGGTTTATATGCTAAAAGTGTAAATGGCGATGCATTTTCTAATGAATGTCGTCAAACAGTGATTGATTTAATCAAACAAGATTTAGGTCAAGTTGATCTTGTCATTTATTCTTTAGCTTCTCCTGTTCGTAAAATGCCAGACACAGGTGAAGTGGTACGTTCTTCACTTAAACCAATCGGACAACCTTATAAATCAGTCGCTGTTGATACTAACAAAGATGTTTTAATTGAAGCAACGGTTGAACCGGCTAATGAACAAGAAATCGCTGATACCATAAAAGTAATGGGTGGTCAAGATTGGGAATTATGGATGAATGCATTAGCAGATGCAGGTGTATTAGCTGACAATGCCCAAACGGTTGCTTATTCTTATATCGGTACAGAATTGACATGGCCAATTTACTGGCATGGAACATTAGGTAAAGCAAAAGAAGATTTAGATCGAGCAGCTCATGCAATTGATCATCAATTAGCTGCAAAACACGGTCATGCTTATGTTGCTGTGTTAAAATCAGTTGTGACACAAGCTTCTTCAGCTATCCCTGTTATGCCATTATATATTGCTATGTCATTTAAGGTGATGAAAGAGCAGGGCATTCATGAGGGTTGTATAGAGCAAATTCAACGTATGTTTTATACTAAACTTTATGTAACAGGTGAACCTGAAACAGACGATAATCATCGTTTACGTTTAGATGATTGGGAATTACGTCCTGAAGTACAAAACGCTTGTAAAGAAATTTGGTCAAAAGTGACTAATGATACCATTTATCAAGTGACTGATTACCAAGGTTATAAAGATGAGTTTTTACGTTTATTTGGTTTTGGTATTAGTGGTGTTGATTATGATGCTGATGTTAATCCAGACGTTAAATTTGATGTTATTGATTTAACTGCAAATTAA
- a CDS encoding methionine ABC transporter ATP-binding protein, giving the protein MIEFKHVNKSFYHNKQETKILKNINIAIEDNDIFGIIGYSGAGKSTLIRLINALEKPTSGKILIDGHDLANFNTHEIRQMKQKIGMIFQGFNLLESKTVAENISLPLLLAKVAKKERDKIVDKLLNFVDLKEKKFAYPSELSGGQKQRVCIARALANQPKILLCDEATSALDPQTTRAILDLLKRINQEQKVTIVLVTHEMSVVKHICNNMLVMEKGQIVEQGNVVDIFQNPASPVTRKFINAVIYDKLPTQILNNMLENDITNIYRFEFLGSSCRHSVLSDAILRDCGKISINILFSNMIDIKENVIGYMFVNIEGKPKDIKDAIEFLRNKQVRIAKLDKDGNYV; this is encoded by the coding sequence ATGATTGAATTTAAACATGTTAATAAGTCGTTTTATCATAATAAACAGGAAACTAAGATATTAAAGAATATTAATATTGCTATTGAGGACAATGATATATTTGGCATCATTGGTTACAGTGGTGCAGGTAAAAGTACCTTAATTCGACTCATTAATGCTTTAGAAAAACCTACTTCTGGTAAAATTTTAATTGATGGTCATGATTTAGCAAATTTCAATACTCATGAAATTCGCCAAATGAAACAGAAGATAGGGATGATTTTTCAAGGTTTTAACCTTTTAGAGTCTAAAACTGTCGCTGAAAATATTTCATTACCGCTATTGTTAGCTAAAGTAGCTAAAAAAGAACGCGATAAAATCGTCGATAAACTATTAAATTTTGTTGATTTAAAAGAGAAAAAATTTGCTTATCCAAGTGAATTATCGGGCGGGCAAAAACAACGCGTCTGTATTGCCAGAGCGCTTGCTAACCAACCTAAAATACTATTATGTGATGAAGCAACTTCGGCACTAGATCCACAGACAACACGAGCAATTCTTGATTTACTTAAGCGTATTAATCAAGAACAAAAAGTTACGATCGTTTTGGTAACACACGAAATGAGTGTGGTTAAACATATATGTAATAATATGTTAGTCATGGAAAAAGGACAAATTGTCGAACAAGGCAATGTAGTAGATATTTTTCAAAACCCGGCCTCCCCTGTTACTCGAAAATTTATCAATGCCGTTATTTACGATAAATTACCAACCCAAATTCTTAATAATATGTTGGAAAATGACATTACGAATATTTATCGATTTGAATTTCTAGGCTCATCTTGCCGACATTCTGTATTAAGTGATGCCATACTGCGTGATTGCGGAAAAATCTCTATCAATATTCTTTTCTCAAACATGATTGATATCAAAGAAAATGTCATTGGTTATATGTTTGTAAATATTGAAGGAAAACCAAAAGATATTAAAGATGCGATCGAGTTCTTAAGAAATAAGCAAGTTCGAATTGCAAAATTGGATAAGGATGGTAATTATGTTTGA
- the yddG gene encoding aromatic amino acid DMT transporter YddG, with protein sequence MTNKNRATLIGFSAILLWSSLVGTIRIVCENLGAYGGVAVIYSAASVILLLIFGLKTIRHIPKRYLFWGGLLFASYELCFSLSIGFANNGRQAVEVSMLNYLWPTLTILFAIAFNNQKANFLIIPGAILPVIGISWVLGGDQGLNPMMMLANIQDNPLSYALAFIGSLIWASYCMVTVKLADGKNGVALFLIFTAIIMWVQYAFSSEPALSINSFSLILYSFLAAFAIGVGYAAWNYGVFYGNVTILAGASYFIPIISAFLSSILLNLTLTYSFWQGTGLVCFGAMLCWLATRNKKSHLKEIKQ encoded by the coding sequence ATGACAAATAAAAATCGAGCGACTTTAATAGGTTTTTCAGCCATTTTATTATGGAGTTCTTTAGTTGGTACAATCCGTATCGTCTGTGAAAATCTTGGTGCTTATGGCGGAGTTGCAGTCATTTATAGTGCGGCAAGTGTAATATTACTGTTAATTTTTGGTTTGAAAACAATTCGTCATATTCCGAAACGATATTTATTTTGGGGAGGATTATTATTTGCAAGTTATGAGCTATGTTTCTCTTTATCTATAGGTTTTGCAAATAATGGGCGACAAGCAGTAGAAGTTAGTATGCTTAATTATTTATGGCCAACTTTGACTATTTTATTTGCTATTGCTTTCAATAACCAAAAAGCAAATTTTTTAATTATACCTGGCGCGATATTACCTGTTATTGGCATTAGTTGGGTATTAGGCGGAGATCAAGGCTTAAACCCTATGATGATGTTAGCTAATATACAAGATAATCCATTAAGTTATGCACTTGCTTTCATTGGTTCTTTAATTTGGGCTAGTTACTGTATGGTAACAGTCAAATTAGCTGATGGAAAAAATGGTGTAGCACTTTTCCTTATTTTCACTGCGATCATTATGTGGGTTCAATATGCTTTCTCTTCAGAACCTGCCTTATCAATTAATAGTTTCAGTTTAATTTTATATAGTTTTTTAGCTGCATTTGCCATTGGCGTTGGCTATGCGGCATGGAATTATGGGGTATTTTATGGCAATGTTACAATACTAGCTGGCGCATCTTATTTTATTCCAATCATTTCAGCATTTTTATCTTCGATTTTGTTAAATCTGACTTTAACTTACAGTTTTTGGCAAGGTACGGGGTTAGTTTGTTTTGGCGCTATGTTATGTTGGTTAGCAACGCGAAATAAAAAAAGTCATCTTAAAGAGATTAAGCAATGA
- the phrB gene encoding deoxyribodipyrimidine photo-lyase: MAVHLVWFRNDLRINDNMALYHACTDPNALVIAVYFATPKQWHKHNLSARQAWFIYQHLQSLNDQLSELNIPLIYKEVALFEDSIPVVLSLCQQYKVTDVYFNRQYEFNEQQRDNNLKNQLSLYNICCHHYDDSVLLPPGKVVTSSGNMYQVFTPFRRRYQKYFLQHSITVLPKPNKRCQSLLSEHHAKQIRSFNYPMLSSTFFAIGEKQAINLLDKFCEQSVENYLAFRDIMSINGTSQLSAYLTVGILSPRQCLSNLLSKHPNLLHFSQSGAYGWFSQLVWREFYRHLLVAYPKLSKNLPFIDWTCRIIWRNNEADFLAWQKGLTGFPIVDAAMRQLNSTGWMHNRLRLITASFLVKDLLIDWRQGESFFMSQLIDGDLAANNGGWQWSASTGTDAAPYFRIFNPTTQGKRFDPQGKFIRQYLPELADVPDKFIHQPHKWAEQQHLNLDYPKPIVDHKQARLQTLTAFDMAKLTS, translated from the coding sequence ATGGCTGTGCATTTAGTATGGTTTCGTAATGATCTACGCATTAATGATAACATGGCACTTTATCATGCTTGTACAGACCCAAATGCATTGGTAATTGCTGTTTATTTTGCGACGCCCAAGCAATGGCATAAACATAATTTATCAGCGCGACAAGCTTGGTTTATTTATCAACATTTGCAATCGCTTAATGATCAATTATCTGAATTAAACATTCCACTAATTTATAAGGAAGTTGCATTATTTGAAGATTCAATTCCAGTAGTTTTATCTTTATGTCAACAATATAAAGTGACTGATGTTTATTTCAATCGACAATATGAATTTAATGAACAGCAACGTGATAATAACTTAAAAAATCAACTAAGTTTGTATAACATATGCTGTCATCATTATGATGATTCAGTATTGCTACCACCAGGAAAAGTTGTCACTAGTAGTGGTAATATGTATCAAGTTTTTACACCTTTCAGACGGCGCTATCAAAAATATTTTTTACAACATTCGATAACTGTATTGCCTAAACCTAATAAACGTTGTCAATCGCTATTATCTGAACATCATGCAAAACAGATTAGATCATTTAATTATCCCATGTTGAGTAGCACATTTTTTGCAATAGGTGAAAAGCAGGCTATAAACCTTTTAGATAAATTTTGTGAACAGTCGGTAGAGAACTATCTAGCATTTCGGGATATTATGTCCATAAATGGCACAAGTCAATTATCAGCCTATTTAACAGTTGGTATACTATCCCCAAGACAATGTTTATCGAATTTATTATCAAAACATCCAAACTTACTACATTTCAGCCAATCAGGTGCTTATGGTTGGTTTAGCCAATTAGTTTGGCGGGAGTTTTATCGTCACCTTCTGGTTGCTTATCCTAAATTATCTAAAAATTTGCCATTTATTGATTGGACTTGTCGTATTATCTGGCGCAATAATGAAGCTGATTTTTTAGCATGGCAAAAAGGATTAACCGGTTTTCCAATTGTTGATGCAGCTATGCGACAGTTAAACTCTACTGGTTGGATGCATAACCGTTTAAGATTGATTACTGCTAGTTTTCTTGTAAAAGATTTACTGATTGATTGGCGTCAAGGTGAATCCTTTTTTATGTCGCAACTTATTGACGGTGATTTAGCAGCGAACAATGGTGGGTGGCAATGGTCTGCATCGACTGGAACAGATGCAGCTCCTTATTTTCGGATTTTCAATCCTACAACTCAGGGAAAACGTTTTGACCCGCAAGGTAAATTTATCCGGCAATACTTACCCGAATTAGCCGATGTTCCTGATAAATTTATTCATCAACCGCATAAATGGGCTGAGCAACAGCATTTAAATCTTGATTATCCTAAACCTATAGTCGATCATAAACAAGCAAGACTACAAACCTTAACTGCATTTGATATGGCTAAATTAACATCTTGA
- a CDS encoding methionine ABC transporter permease has protein sequence MFDFNSLLTTDLFLTSLYQTFLMVGISLFFGAILGTIFAVILVITKPKGIAENRIIYVILNTFINIVRSIPSLILLVSVLPLSYFIIGTSYGTTAAVLPLIFFVSPYIARLVENSLLEVDTGIIEAANAMGATTWQVIWHFLLPEAKSSLVLSYTTATIGLIGATAVAGTIGAGGIGDLALNYGYYRFDHIAMITTIITLIIIVQIIQTIGNRLSKSIRNHHRKD, from the coding sequence ATGTTTGATTTTAATAGCTTATTGACAACTGATTTATTTCTAACTTCGTTGTATCAAACCTTCTTGATGGTTGGAATATCATTATTTTTTGGCGCAATTTTAGGAACAATATTCGCTGTAATCTTAGTTATCACTAAACCAAAAGGTATCGCCGAAAATAGGATTATTTATGTAATACTCAATACCTTCATTAATATTGTTCGCTCAATTCCTTCTTTAATTCTTCTCGTCTCTGTTCTACCTTTAAGCTACTTTATCATTGGTACTTCTTATGGCACAACAGCAGCCGTCTTACCGTTAATTTTCTTTGTAAGTCCTTATATTGCTCGATTAGTAGAGAATTCATTGTTAGAAGTTGATACTGGTATTATTGAAGCAGCTAATGCTATGGGAGCAACAACCTGGCAAGTTATTTGGCATTTTTTACTTCCAGAAGCAAAATCATCGTTAGTGTTAAGTTATACCACAGCAACAATCGGTTTAATTGGTGCGACAGCTGTAGCTGGCACAATAGGTGCGGGAGGAATTGGTGACTTAGCGCTTAACTATGGTTATTATCGATTTGATCATATTGCAATGATAACGACGATTATCACCTTAATTATCATTGTTCAAATTATACAAACCATTGGTAATCGACTATCCAAATCAATACGCAATCATCATCGTAAAGATTAA
- a CDS encoding M20 family metallo-hydrolase, which translates to MKNRTLPQININRLEQMLSDFAQIGKTDKGGVTRLTLTKVDQQARDLLISISKTAGFKIRIDNFGNIFIRRNGLEDLPVVMTGSHGDSQPRGGRYDGIYGVLAGLEVLLTLNDFNIQTRHPIELVMWTNEEGSRFAPAMMGSAIFTEQLEIETAYKIKDKDGISVKEALEKIGYIGTDKVIGQPIKAVIEAHIEQGPILELNNQTIGIVTGAFGQRWFEVKLTGLAMHAGTTPVNMRQDAILGMAHCIVALNRLALKPSSNDVRLTVGMITASPNSRNVVADEAFFTIDMRHYDADLLADLEIQLRSELTSIADQLNLNINIQRVLSMPAIHFDEQCIDAVRKAVTKNHYASREMISGAGHDACHLSTIAPTSMIFIPCIKGLSHNESEAITTEWCQAGANVLLDTLLILAENGGD; encoded by the coding sequence ATGAAAAATAGAACTCTACCCCAAATTAACATTAATCGTTTAGAACAGATGTTGAGTGATTTTGCGCAGATCGGTAAAACTGATAAAGGTGGTGTGACTCGATTAACACTGACTAAAGTTGATCAACAAGCGAGAGATCTACTAATAAGCATTAGTAAAACGGCTGGATTTAAGATTCGCATAGATAATTTCGGCAATATTTTTATTCGTCGTAATGGACTTGAAGATCTTCCCGTGGTGATGACGGGCTCTCATGGCGATAGCCAACCAAGAGGTGGACGTTATGATGGTATCTATGGTGTATTAGCCGGTTTAGAAGTTTTGTTGACCCTAAATGATTTTAATATTCAGACTCGTCATCCGATAGAGTTAGTAATGTGGACAAATGAAGAAGGTTCTCGCTTTGCGCCAGCAATGATGGGATCAGCGATATTTACAGAACAACTTGAAATTGAAACTGCCTATAAGATCAAGGATAAGGATGGAATTTCTGTCAAAGAAGCCTTAGAAAAAATTGGTTATATAGGAACAGATAAAGTTATTGGACAACCAATCAAAGCGGTAATAGAGGCTCATATTGAACAAGGACCTATCTTAGAATTAAATAATCAAACTATAGGTATTGTTACCGGTGCCTTTGGCCAACGTTGGTTTGAAGTAAAACTTACTGGTCTTGCCATGCATGCTGGAACAACACCGGTGAATATGCGTCAAGATGCAATTCTTGGGATGGCCCATTGCATTGTCGCTCTTAATCGTTTGGCACTTAAACCAAGCAGCAACGATGTTAGGTTAACCGTAGGCATGATTACAGCTAGCCCAAATTCACGCAACGTTGTAGCGGATGAAGCGTTTTTTACTATTGATATGCGCCATTATGATGCTGACCTGTTAGCCGATCTCGAAATTCAATTACGTTCAGAGTTGACTTCTATTGCCGACCAATTAAATTTAAATATAAATATCCAACGGGTGCTTTCAATGCCCGCAATACATTTTGATGAACAGTGTATAGATGCCGTCCGCAAGGCCGTAACTAAAAATCACTATGCATCACGCGAAATGATTTCTGGTGCAGGCCATGATGCTTGTCATCTAAGTACCATTGCCCCTACTTCAATGATATTTATTCCTTGTATAAAGGGATTGAGTCATAATGAGAGTGAAGCGATTACAACCGAATGGTGCCAAGCCGGTGCTAATGTATTATTAGATACATTATTAATTTTGGCAGAAAATGGCGGTGATTAA